The Pseudomonas moraviensis genome contains the following window.
AAAATGAGCGCAGCGACCCCAAGACACGACCTGCATCGCACGCCGACAGCCCATACAAACAGCTTTGCAAGAGACTCACCCCACAAACGAAAAAGCCCCGTCGCAAGACAGGGCTTCTCCAGCGATCTCGCGATTAAGCCGCGATTACGCTCACGTAACGACGACCGAAGGCGCCCTTTACTTCGAACTTGATCACGCCTTCGATTTTAGCGAAGAGAGTGTGATCCTTGCCCATGCCAACGCCGTAGCCAGCGTGGAATTGGGTGCCGCGCTGACGCACGATGATGTTGCCGGCCTTGATGACCTGGCCGCCATACATCTTCACGCCAAGGCGTTTGGCTTCTGAGTCGCGACCGTTACGGGTACTACCACCAGCTTTTTTGTGTGCCATGAGTTCAATTCTCCTAGTGAGGAATTAGGCTGTAATTAAGCCTGAATACCGGTGATTTTGATCTCGGTGAACCACTGGCGGTGGCCCATACGCTTCATGTGGTGCTTACGGCGACGGAACTTGATGATGCGGACTTTATCGTGACGACCTTGGGAGATCACTTCAGCCTTGACGGTTGCGCCAGCAACAACTGGTGCGCCGATGTTCACGTCGTCGCCATTGGCGACCAGCAGAACGCGATCAAAAGTCACGGATTCGCCAGTAGCGATTTCCAGTTTTTCGATCTTCAGGTATTCACCTTCAGCGACCTTGTATTGCTTACCGCCGGTAACGATTACTGCGTACATGGTATTTCTCCGATAATCCTGCTCACCCAGCTCTTTATAAGAAGAGGTATTGGCTGGCATGGCTGCATGGGGCTGGAACGGCCCAAGTGCAATTGCGTAAGGCAGGTGCTGCCCAGGAAGTTCAGGGTGCGCGATTGTACGCAAGCAATCTGCGTCGCGCAAGTGGCCGTCTATCGCGCCTTGACAGGTCTGGACGGGGGTCCTAGCATGCCGCGCAACCCTTCTGGAGCGACTCTCGCTGATGCAACCCCAAGCTTTCTACCGCGCGGTGGCGGACGA
Protein-coding sequences here:
- the rpmA gene encoding 50S ribosomal protein L27, which encodes MAHKKAGGSTRNGRDSEAKRLGVKMYGGQVIKAGNIIVRQRGTQFHAGYGVGMGKDHTLFAKIEGVIKFEVKGAFGRRYVSVIAA
- the rplU gene encoding 50S ribosomal protein L21, whose protein sequence is MYAVIVTGGKQYKVAEGEYLKIEKLEIATGESVTFDRVLLVANGDDVNIGAPVVAGATVKAEVISQGRHDKVRIIKFRRRKHHMKRMGHRQWFTEIKITGIQA